A section of the Pedobacter sp. HDW13 genome encodes:
- a CDS encoding DUF4833 domain-containing protein, which produces MQKVTNRHTNQTALKILSITFALIIIYTNSIWSQNANPSPLNFPTPKNIDNMLFYLQRDPNTNTLIYSLNLEKDGEINRSQPVSVYWLRYAEKGEKRDLGYIQRKFAYGILAKELSKDRFELRFVSHKKLPFYLLRSATDQKYYVSVTLNDKKIKINRLFIRIEGGSFWLPNVKYASIEGTELTTGKAITERIPVK; this is translated from the coding sequence ATGCAGAAAGTAACCAACCGACATACAAACCAAACCGCATTAAAAATTTTAAGCATAACCTTTGCACTCATCATAATTTACACCAATTCTATTTGGTCGCAAAATGCCAACCCTTCTCCGCTTAACTTCCCTACGCCAAAAAACATCGATAACATGTTGTTTTATTTGCAGCGCGATCCGAATACCAATACCCTGATTTATAGCCTAAACCTCGAAAAAGATGGAGAGATTAACCGCTCGCAACCTGTTTCTGTGTATTGGCTACGTTATGCCGAGAAAGGAGAAAAGAGAGATCTTGGCTACATACAACGTAAATTTGCCTACGGTATATTGGCTAAAGAGTTAAGCAAAGATCGCTTCGAACTTCGTTTTGTATCGCACAAAAAATTGCCTTTTTATTTGTTGCGATCGGCCACCGACCAAAAATATTATGTATCGGTAACTTTAAATGATAAAAAAATTAAAATTAACCGTCTTTTCATCAGAATTGAAGGAGGGTCTTTTTGGCTACCAAACGTAAAATATGCTTCGATTGAGGGAACTGAACTAACCACAGGCAAAGCCATTACCGAAAGAATCCCTGTAAAATAA